From the genome of Nitrospira lenta, one region includes:
- a CDS encoding CPBP family intramembrane glutamic endopeptidase, with product MPTPEPSGQTTTVQAHERGAALALLPIAATLVFYSLPTSLQELTLLQFAPQILAYLALALWATYNRPALPLLGLYPRGLPAGLWWGVAIGLGLGGLNTIMILTAIPAMGFDITFLKDTPHARIPLALMLPWVIVGIALFVEINFRGFLLGRLAVLEAPLWQSPLIRRLSPLALITSAVAFSFDPFMVTTFQHLHWIAVWDGLVWGALRLKTNNLYIPIVAHAVEVMVMYSAVRMALG from the coding sequence ATGCCGACGCCTGAACCGAGCGGACAAACGACTACGGTTCAGGCACATGAACGAGGAGCGGCGCTGGCGCTGCTCCCGATAGCCGCCACTCTTGTTTTCTACAGTCTCCCTACGTCGCTGCAAGAACTGACACTCCTTCAGTTTGCTCCTCAGATCCTGGCCTATCTCGCACTCGCGTTATGGGCAACCTACAACCGCCCGGCGCTCCCGCTTCTCGGTCTGTACCCGCGTGGATTGCCAGCCGGCCTCTGGTGGGGGGTCGCGATCGGTCTCGGGCTCGGGGGCCTCAACACCATCATGATTCTCACGGCAATCCCCGCCATGGGTTTCGACATCACGTTTCTCAAAGACACCCCCCATGCCCGCATCCCTCTCGCCCTCATGCTGCCTTGGGTGATCGTCGGCATCGCGCTCTTCGTCGAAATTAACTTTCGAGGATTTCTCCTCGGGCGACTCGCCGTGCTCGAAGCGCCGCTATGGCAATCCCCCCTCATCCGGCGCCTCTCTCCTCTGGCCCTCATCACCAGCGCCGTCGCATTTTCCTTCGACCCCTTTATGGTGACGACCTTCCAACACCTGCACTGGATCGCGGTCTGGGATGGTCTCGTATGGGGGGCCCTGCGGCTCAAGACCAACAACCTCTATATCCCCATCGTCGCGCATGCCGTCGAAGTCATGGTGATGTATAGTGCGGTGCGAATGGCACTTGGGTAG
- a CDS encoding DUF3147 domain-containing protein, translating into MNDWGRYVLYFLLGGTIVSLSTYLGAQGRSFLAAFASTFPAITGATFILIYLNGGNDAIVSYAKNLLWFVPPWTVYVVSMIAGVPRFGFWPAMVGSLALYISCVGLVRLIIR; encoded by the coding sequence GTGAACGACTGGGGCAGATATGTACTCTACTTTCTCTTAGGCGGGACCATCGTCAGCCTGTCGACGTACCTTGGCGCGCAGGGCCGATCGTTCCTCGCGGCCTTCGCCAGCACCTTCCCCGCCATCACCGGCGCCACATTTATCCTGATCTATCTGAACGGCGGCAACGACGCGATCGTCAGCTACGCAAAGAATCTGTTGTGGTTCGTGCCGCCCTGGACGGTCTATGTCGTATCCATGATTGCCGGCGTTCCGCGCTTCGGCTTTTGGCCGGCAATGGTCGGCTCACTCGCGCTCTATATCAGTTGCGTCGGATTGGTGCGGCTGATCATCCGATAG
- a CDS encoding arylamine N-acetyltransferase family protein, whose amino-acid sequence MNLSLYLDRINYHGRHGATPEGLRALHLAHVFTVPFENLDGYRGVPVSLEPADLFAKIVTARRGGYCFELNGLFSLLLEAMGFEVTRLIARVWYGAKPPYPRSHQVLLVRVGEESWLVDVGFGGNGLLEPIPLLAGPIARQLDEQFRLTSLESGEFLLQCLVHAEWESLYAFTLEPYCPVDYRYANYFHSHSPDSLFMQRRVCTIPTREGRTTLVDQSLNIRRYGKNEKSVIESEAAYARALREHFGIVLP is encoded by the coding sequence GTGAATCTTTCTTTATATCTGGATCGGATCAACTATCACGGCAGGCATGGGGCGACGCCTGAGGGATTGCGCGCGCTTCATCTCGCCCATGTGTTCACGGTGCCGTTTGAAAACCTGGACGGCTATCGAGGCGTTCCGGTGTCGCTGGAGCCGGCTGACTTGTTTGCCAAGATCGTGACTGCGCGTCGTGGCGGGTACTGTTTCGAACTGAATGGGCTCTTCAGTCTGCTCCTGGAGGCCATGGGGTTTGAGGTGACGCGGCTGATCGCGCGGGTGTGGTATGGGGCGAAACCGCCCTATCCGAGAAGCCATCAGGTGCTGTTGGTGAGAGTCGGCGAAGAGTCCTGGCTGGTCGATGTCGGCTTCGGCGGGAATGGATTGCTTGAGCCGATTCCGCTCTTGGCCGGGCCTATCGCCAGGCAGCTCGACGAGCAGTTCCGGCTCACGTCGCTTGAGTCAGGAGAGTTTCTCTTGCAGTGCTTGGTGCATGCAGAATGGGAGAGTCTCTATGCGTTCACGCTCGAACCGTATTGTCCCGTCGACTATCGGTATGCCAACTATTTCCACTCCCATTCCCCGGACTCCCTGTTCATGCAACGGCGGGTCTGTACGATTCCGACGAGAGAGGGACGTACGACGTTGGTCGATCAGAGTTTGAATATCCGGCGATACGGAAAGAACGAGAAATCAGTGATCGAGAGTGAGGCCGCCTACGCCCGCGCGCTTCGCGAGCATTTTGGCATCGTCCTGCCGTAA
- a CDS encoding DUF4272 domain-containing protein — protein MTPTEHKAASEALLLENRIPVNKNLPLVESSKDVHLRSRDELLKRLIALWAVVGAAILKDKRHFGAYINSRNYQSWLSKRESSFLLTNSLREKERIQFSWRLESLYFLSWCGGLIKGIKIPTEQSSVEQIMDLFPQEMEEPSRLREAIQIREKEEIISWADLLYRLHWAVRQSEYSEKKEFPLEREVIQEWHHAVNWMTCYESEDDWDMVGTDT, from the coding sequence ATGACTCCTACAGAACATAAGGCTGCGTCAGAAGCGCTTCTTCTTGAGAATCGCATTCCTGTTAATAAGAACCTTCCGTTGGTTGAGTCGAGCAAAGATGTGCATTTACGTTCGAGAGACGAGTTGTTAAAGAGACTTATAGCCCTTTGGGCAGTTGTTGGGGCCGCTATCTTGAAAGATAAGCGACATTTTGGGGCCTATATCAACAGCCGCAATTATCAGTCTTGGCTTTCGAAGCGCGAAAGTTCATTTTTGCTTACCAATTCTTTACGCGAGAAGGAGCGTATCCAGTTTTCCTGGAGACTTGAAAGTCTTTATTTTCTATCCTGGTGCGGTGGACTCATTAAGGGCATCAAGATTCCAACGGAACAATCAAGTGTTGAGCAAATCATGGATCTATTTCCTCAGGAAATGGAAGAGCCCAGTAGATTACGGGAAGCGATTCAAATCCGAGAAAAGGAAGAAATCATATCTTGGGCTGACCTTCTGTATCGCTTGCACTGGGCTGTCCGCCAATCGGAGTATTCGGAGAAGAAAGAGTTTCCCTTGGAGAGAGAGGTGATTCAAGAGTGGCATCATGCGGTTAACTGGATGACATGTTACGAAAGTGAAGATGATTGGGACATGGTTGGCACAGACACATAG
- a CDS encoding heavy metal-binding domain-containing protein, with translation MTLTTTPSIEGKRAVKYLGLVSGDAILGANIFRDFFASIRDIVGGRSASYEAELRKAKDIAIGEMREQARNLGANAIVGIDIDYETIGASSSMLMVSASGTAVVVE, from the coding sequence ATGACTCTGACGACGACACCGAGCATTGAGGGCAAGCGAGCGGTCAAATATCTGGGGCTTGTCAGCGGGGATGCCATTCTGGGCGCGAATATTTTTCGCGATTTCTTTGCATCGATTCGGGATATTGTTGGCGGCCGGTCGGCTTCGTACGAGGCTGAGTTGCGGAAGGCCAAGGATATTGCTATCGGTGAAATGCGCGAACAGGCCAGGAATCTCGGGGCCAATGCCATTGTCGGGATCGATATCGACTACGAAACGATCGGCGCCAGCAGCAGCATGTTGATGGTAAGTGCCAGTGGCACGGCGGTGGTCGTCGAATAG